The DNA segment GCATCAGTTTGGTACACGCTGGGGAGGGTCGGATTTTCCCACGTTGCGTAACTATCGCCTGCGCCAGATTCACAGCGGTGTGGTGTTGCTAGCAACCGAAGCCCCTGACCCGCCGAGGGGCGATGGGTTGATTACTACGGAGCCAGGCCAGGGCGTTTGGGTCTGTAGCGCCGATTGCGTGCCGGTGCTGATTGGTTGCGTCAAAACCGGACAGGTGGCTGCGCTCCATGCCGGTTGGCGGGGAACGGCGGCGCGGATTCTTCCCACTGCCATTCAAAAAATGCTGGCCCAGGGGAGTGATTTGACCAGCCTGCGGGTGGCGCTGGGACCGGCCATTAGCGGCGCGAATTACCAGGTGCAAATGGAGGTGGTCACAGCCCTGGCGGCAACCGTAACCACACCGACGTGTCCAACCGTCGAAGCTGTTATCGCCACCTGGCAAACCCAACCTGAATTGCTCCGTCCCGATGGGCAACGCTGGCGCTTGGATTTACGCTACGTCCAACGCCACCAACTGCTGCAACTGGGCTTGGCTCCCGAGCAGATAGACATCGCGCCCTGCTGCACCTACGCCGATGCCCAGCATTTCTACTCCTATCGCCGCGATAAACAAACCCAGGTGCAATGGTCCGGCATCGCTAGCAAATGAATGGGACAGTTGCCAAGGAATCGTCAAAATTATTTAGGACAGTGCCACAAAGTTTAATATCAGCACCCCCCGACGGCATGGACCGGCCCTGATAGACTGGAACAGGGGAGCGTCGTTGAGGGACAGCCGTGGATAGCACGATTGGGTTGGAAATGATCGAGGTCGTCGAGCAGGCGGCCATTGCAGCGGCTAGATACGTAGGCAAAGGCGATAAAAACGGGGCCGACCAGGCGGCGGTGGAAGCCATGCGGGCGCGGTTGAATCAAATCCGCATGCGGGGCCGGATTGTGATTGGCGAAGGCGAGCGGGACGAGGCCCCCATGTTGT comes from the Gloeomargarita sp. SKYB120 genome and includes:
- the pgeF gene encoding peptidoglycan editing factor PgeF; the encoded protein is MGWHWHGKTHLTCDLLSPWRHQFGTRWGGSDFPTLRNYRLRQIHSGVVLLATEAPDPPRGDGLITTEPGQGVWVCSADCVPVLIGCVKTGQVAALHAGWRGTAARILPTAIQKMLAQGSDLTSLRVALGPAISGANYQVQMEVVTALAATVTTPTCPTVEAVIATWQTQPELLRPDGQRWRLDLRYVQRHQLLQLGLAPEQIDIAPCCTYADAQHFYSYRRDKQTQVQWSGIASK